A single window of Paroedura picta isolate Pp20150507F chromosome 8, Ppicta_v3.0, whole genome shotgun sequence DNA harbors:
- the CCL20 gene encoding C-C motif chemokine 20 isoform X1 has product MVLTGRNKMNLALGILLGLLLFLDTGEAQSNQDCCLSYTKEPLPPRIITGFTRQFSSEVCDINAIIFHLRKGQKACANPQDGWVKKHLYRLSKKRKMSKKMSRLHGF; this is encoded by the exons ATGGTATTGACTGGCAGGAACAAAATGAACTTGGCCCTCGGTATTTTGCTTGGCTTGTTGCTATTCTTGGATACTGGTGAAG CCCAAAGTAACCAAGATTGCTGCCTCTCTTATACAAAGGAACCTTTGCCTCCAAGGATTATTACTGGATTCACAAGACAGTTTTCCAGTGAAGTTTGTGACATCAATGCCATAAT CTTTCATCTTAGAAAAGGACAGAAAGCTTGTGCAAACCCTCAAGATGGCTGGGTGAAGAAGCACCTCTACCGGCTGAG CAAGAAGAGGAAAATGTCTAAGAAAATGTCCCGGTTACATGGTTTCTGA